In one window of Zhihengliuella sp. ISTPL4 DNA:
- the bcp gene encoding thioredoxin-dependent thiol peroxidase, producing the protein MTERLETGTAAPDFSLLDQDGNTVRLADLRGTKTVLYFYPAAMTPGCTTEACDFRDSISSLQGAGYQVVGVSRDEPAKLAAFRDRDGLTFPLLSDPDHAVHDAYGAWGEKMNYGKVVEGVIRSTFVLDEDGIITSAQYNVKATGHVTRLRKQLGIDA; encoded by the coding sequence GTGACCGAACGCCTGGAAACCGGAACCGCCGCCCCCGACTTCTCGCTGCTCGACCAGGACGGGAACACCGTCCGGCTGGCCGACCTGCGCGGCACGAAGACCGTGCTGTACTTCTATCCCGCGGCGATGACCCCGGGCTGCACGACCGAGGCCTGCGACTTCCGCGACAGCATCTCGTCGCTCCAGGGCGCGGGGTATCAGGTCGTCGGGGTGTCGCGGGACGAGCCCGCCAAGCTCGCCGCCTTCCGTGACCGCGACGGTCTGACGTTCCCGCTCCTCAGCGACCCCGATCACGCGGTGCACGATGCCTACGGCGCCTGGGGCGAGAAGATGAACTACGGCAAGGTCGTCGAAGGCGTCATCCGCTCGACCTTCGTCCTGGACGAGGACGGCATCATCACGAGTGCGCAGTACAACGTGAAGGCCACCGGCCACGTCACGCGCCTGCGCAAGCAGCTCGGCATCGACGCCTGA